One segment of Mycolicibacterium baixiangningiae DNA contains the following:
- a CDS encoding aldo/keto reductase → MGAPLITLNDGNSIPQVGLGVWQTPPEDTERAVAAALAAGYRHVDTAAAYGNEEQTGRAIKDSGLDRSEVYLVTKLWNSEQGYDATLAAFDASVGRLGVDYLDLYLIHWPVPEKNLFVETFKAFAHLREQGRIRSIGVSNFEPEHLRVLVDETGIVPAVNQIELHPLLPQQELRDLHAQLGIATEAWSPLGQGSLLTHPTVAAVAESHGKTAAQALIRWHMQLGNIVIPKSVNPQRIESNFDVFDFELSEKDITSISALEDGTRMGPDPRTFNFTG, encoded by the coding sequence ATGGGTGCTCCTCTGATCACGTTGAACGACGGCAATTCGATACCTCAGGTCGGCCTGGGCGTCTGGCAGACACCGCCCGAAGACACCGAACGCGCAGTCGCGGCGGCGCTGGCCGCCGGCTATCGACACGTCGATACGGCCGCAGCGTACGGCAACGAAGAACAGACGGGCCGGGCGATCAAAGACTCCGGGCTGGACCGTTCGGAGGTGTACCTCGTCACCAAGCTGTGGAACTCCGAGCAGGGTTACGACGCGACGCTGGCTGCCTTCGACGCCAGCGTCGGCCGCCTGGGGGTCGACTACCTCGACCTGTACCTGATCCACTGGCCGGTGCCGGAGAAGAACCTCTTCGTCGAAACCTTCAAAGCCTTCGCCCATCTGCGTGAGCAAGGCCGCATCCGGTCGATCGGTGTGAGCAACTTCGAACCCGAACATCTGCGTGTGCTGGTCGACGAGACGGGCATCGTGCCCGCGGTCAACCAGATCGAGCTGCATCCGCTGCTGCCTCAACAGGAGCTGCGAGATCTGCACGCGCAGTTGGGAATTGCGACAGAGGCGTGGAGTCCGCTGGGGCAGGGATCGCTGTTGACCCACCCCACCGTGGCCGCCGTCGCCGAATCACACGGGAAAACCGCCGCACAGGCACTGATTAGGTGGCATATGCAACTCGGTAATATCGTCATCCCCAAGTCGGTGAACCCGCAACGAATTGAGAGCAACTTCGACGTGTTCGATTTCGAACTGAGCGAGAAGGACATCACGTCCATCTCGGCACTCGAGGACGGCACTCGAATGGGTCCTGACCCCCGAACCTTCAACTTCACAGGGTAG
- a CDS encoding aldo/keto reductase, translating to MTSTRGESAGIPSVSLNDGHSIPVIGLGVGELSEAETERSVATALEAGYRLIDTAAVYGNEAAVGRAVNASGIPREEIYVTTKLAVADQGFGTAQDAARASLERLGLDYIDLYLIHWPAGDHGKYVDSWGGLMKVKQDGVVRSIGVCNFNAEHLSNIIDLSFFTPAINQIELHPLLNQAELREINAGYGIVTEAYGPLGVGRLLDHPAVTGVAQAHDKTPAQVLLRWSIQLGNVVISRSATPERIVSNLDVFGFELTDDEMATLNGLDEGKRFRPDPETYTGP from the coding sequence ATGACGTCAACGCGCGGTGAGTCAGCCGGCATCCCCTCCGTATCCCTCAACGACGGCCACTCGATCCCGGTCATCGGGCTCGGCGTCGGTGAGCTGTCTGAGGCCGAGACCGAACGATCCGTGGCCACCGCGCTCGAGGCGGGTTACCGGTTGATCGACACCGCCGCCGTTTACGGCAACGAGGCCGCGGTGGGCCGGGCGGTCAACGCCTCGGGCATCCCGCGCGAGGAGATCTACGTGACCACCAAACTGGCGGTCGCCGATCAGGGTTTCGGAACGGCGCAGGACGCCGCCCGGGCCAGCCTCGAACGCCTCGGCCTCGACTACATCGACCTGTACCTCATTCACTGGCCCGCCGGTGACCACGGCAAGTACGTGGACAGCTGGGGTGGTCTGATGAAGGTCAAGCAGGACGGCGTCGTTCGCTCCATCGGAGTGTGCAACTTCAACGCCGAGCACCTGTCGAACATCATCGACCTGTCGTTCTTCACCCCGGCGATCAACCAGATCGAGCTCCACCCGCTGCTCAACCAGGCCGAACTGCGGGAGATCAACGCCGGCTACGGCATCGTGACCGAGGCGTACGGACCGTTGGGCGTCGGCCGTCTGCTGGACCACCCCGCGGTGACCGGCGTCGCGCAGGCCCACGACAAGACGCCGGCGCAGGTGCTGCTCCGCTGGAGCATCCAGTTGGGCAACGTGGTGATCTCGCGGTCGGCCACCCCGGAGCGCATCGTGTCCAACCTCGACGTGTTCGGCTTCGAGCTGACCGACGACGAGATGGCCACACTCAACGGCCTCGACGAAGGCAAACGGTTCCGCCCCGATCCGGAGACCTACACCGGCCCCTGA
- a CDS encoding HNH endonuclease family protein produces the protein MSRTRTVWMVLAAVLAVLVAFQTVSSTAQRSAQFVADAEVPTVAPGADVLAGVTVVPTRLRGHDYRRAAFGDAWTDDNGAPGGHNGCDTRNDILDRDLVDKTYTSISRCPTAVATGVLHDPYTNVVISFTRGNQTGAAVQIEHIVPLAYAWDQGAHGWPDDLRVRFANDPANLLAVQGEVNQDKGDQEPARWMPPNAAFHCQYAIQFIAVLRGYGLPVDAPSAPALRQAADTCPRG, from the coding sequence GTGAGCCGTACGCGGACGGTGTGGATGGTGCTGGCCGCGGTGCTCGCGGTGCTCGTCGCGTTCCAGACGGTGTCGTCGACGGCCCAGCGTTCGGCGCAGTTCGTCGCCGACGCCGAAGTGCCCACCGTCGCACCGGGTGCCGACGTCCTGGCCGGCGTGACGGTGGTGCCGACTCGGCTACGCGGCCACGACTACCGGCGGGCAGCGTTCGGCGACGCCTGGACAGACGACAACGGGGCCCCGGGCGGCCACAACGGATGCGACACCCGCAACGACATCCTCGACCGGGATCTGGTCGACAAGACCTACACCTCGATCAGCCGGTGCCCGACGGCTGTGGCGACCGGAGTCCTGCACGACCCGTACACCAACGTCGTCATCTCGTTCACCCGCGGCAACCAGACCGGTGCGGCCGTTCAGATCGAGCACATCGTGCCCCTCGCGTACGCCTGGGACCAGGGAGCGCACGGGTGGCCGGACGACTTGCGGGTGCGGTTCGCCAACGATCCGGCCAATCTCCTTGCGGTGCAAGGGGAGGTGAACCAGGACAAGGGTGACCAGGAGCCGGCGCGGTGGATGCCGCCCAATGCGGCGTTCCACTGCCAGTACGCAATTCAGTTCATCGCGGTGCTGCGCGGCTACGGATTACCCGTGGACGCTCCGTCGGCGCCGGCGTTGCGGCAAGCGGCAGATACCTGCCCGAGGGGCTGA
- the recG gene encoding ATP-dependent DNA helicase RecG, translating into MAALTDRLDFVIGGKSAAALEEQFGIRTVNDLLRHYPRKYSDGMSVRGDGESLDLEEGEHVTFVDVITDTKTGQMKALPGKRSRKYLRVTLGKRTPMVTATFFNADWMIDQLPVGTRLMLSGEVKYFRSTLQLSHPAFLVLETSATRKIGTKSLKTIAASSGATGDDLLAAFEREFFPIYPASAKVQSWDIYACVRQVLDVLDPVPETLPESFVREHDLMSEDAALRAIHLAENDAERDRARERLTFDEAVGLQWGLVSRRYGELVEAGPPAPLMQDGLVAGMRERLPFELTNGQREVLAVLSTELTETRPMNRMLQGEVGSGKTVIAVLAMLQMVDAGYQCAMLAPTEVLAAQHDRSIRQILGPLAMAGQLGGAESATRVALLTGSMTPQQKRQVRTEVATGQAGIVIGTHALLQDAVEFDNLGMVVVDEQHRFGVEQRDRLRAKARGGVTPHLLVMTATPIPRTVALTVYGDLETSTLRELPRGRQPITSNTIFVTQHPTWLDRAWARIVEEVRAGRQAYVVASRIDESDKPQSNEQGPPPVTVLALYDTLRAGPLAGLRVGLMHGRLSGDEKDAVMTAFRAGEIDVLVCTTVIEVGVDVPNATVMVVMDADRFGISQLHQLRGRIGRGSHPSLCLLATRLPEGSKAGGRLKAVAGTLDGFALADLDLRERREGDVLGFTQSGHLNSLRFLSLADHLEVILTARKLCEGLYEKEPRNPGMAVLAAPFIDHDRVEYLEKS; encoded by the coding sequence GTGGCCGCCCTGACCGACCGCCTCGACTTCGTCATCGGCGGCAAATCCGCGGCAGCGCTCGAGGAACAGTTCGGCATCCGGACGGTCAACGATCTGCTGCGGCACTATCCGCGCAAGTACAGCGACGGGATGAGCGTGCGGGGCGACGGCGAGAGCCTCGATCTCGAGGAGGGTGAGCATGTCACGTTCGTCGACGTCATCACCGATACCAAGACGGGGCAGATGAAGGCGTTGCCGGGTAAGCGGTCCAGGAAGTATCTGCGGGTGACGCTCGGCAAGCGCACCCCGATGGTCACCGCGACGTTCTTCAACGCCGACTGGATGATCGACCAGCTGCCCGTCGGCACCCGGCTGATGCTCTCCGGAGAGGTCAAGTACTTCCGCAGCACCCTGCAGCTGAGCCACCCGGCGTTCCTCGTCCTCGAGACATCGGCGACCAGGAAGATCGGCACCAAATCGCTCAAGACCATCGCGGCGTCGTCCGGCGCCACGGGCGACGATCTGCTCGCCGCGTTCGAACGCGAGTTCTTCCCGATCTACCCGGCCAGCGCGAAAGTCCAGAGCTGGGACATCTATGCGTGCGTGCGCCAGGTCCTCGACGTGCTGGACCCGGTTCCCGAGACGCTGCCGGAATCCTTTGTGCGCGAACATGATCTGATGTCAGAAGACGCTGCACTGCGGGCGATCCATCTGGCGGAGAACGACGCCGAGCGCGACAGGGCGCGGGAGCGGTTGACCTTCGACGAGGCGGTCGGTCTGCAGTGGGGTCTGGTGTCACGGCGTTACGGCGAGCTGGTCGAGGCCGGCCCGCCTGCGCCCCTCATGCAGGACGGACTGGTCGCCGGGATGCGCGAACGGCTGCCGTTCGAACTCACCAACGGTCAGCGCGAGGTGCTGGCCGTGCTGTCGACCGAACTGACCGAGACCCGCCCGATGAACCGGATGCTGCAGGGCGAGGTCGGGTCCGGTAAGACCGTCATCGCGGTGCTCGCGATGCTGCAGATGGTCGACGCCGGATACCAGTGCGCCATGCTGGCGCCGACGGAAGTCCTTGCCGCACAGCATGACCGGTCGATCCGTCAGATCCTCGGCCCGTTGGCTATGGCCGGTCAACTCGGCGGCGCCGAATCCGCGACCCGGGTGGCGTTGTTGACCGGCTCGATGACCCCGCAGCAGAAGCGGCAGGTCCGCACCGAGGTCGCCACCGGGCAGGCCGGCATCGTCATCGGCACGCACGCGCTGCTGCAGGATGCCGTCGAATTCGACAACCTGGGCATGGTGGTGGTCGACGAACAGCACCGCTTCGGTGTCGAGCAGCGGGATCGGTTGCGTGCCAAGGCCCGCGGCGGTGTCACACCGCATCTGTTGGTGATGACGGCAACGCCGATACCGCGGACGGTGGCGCTGACCGTCTACGGCGATCTGGAGACCTCGACGCTGCGTGAGCTGCCGCGCGGCCGCCAACCCATCACCAGCAACACGATCTTCGTCACCCAGCACCCGACGTGGCTGGACCGCGCGTGGGCCCGCATCGTCGAGGAGGTCCGTGCCGGCAGGCAGGCCTACGTGGTGGCCTCGCGCATCGACGAGAGCGACAAACCGCAGAGCAACGAGCAGGGCCCGCCCCCGGTGACCGTCCTCGCGCTCTACGACACGCTGCGTGCCGGCCCGCTGGCCGGGCTGCGCGTCGGGCTGATGCACGGCCGGCTCTCCGGTGACGAGAAGGACGCGGTGATGACGGCCTTCCGGGCGGGGGAGATCGACGTGCTGGTGTGCACGACGGTCATCGAGGTCGGCGTCGACGTGCCCAACGCCACCGTGATGGTGGTGATGGATGCCGACCGGTTCGGGATCAGCCAGCTCCACCAGCTGCGTGGACGTATCGGCCGCGGGAGCCACCCCAGCCTGTGCCTGCTGGCAACCCGGTTGCCGGAGGGTTCGAAGGCGGGCGGGCGGCTCAAGGCGGTCGCGGGCACGCTCGACGGGTTCGCGCTCGCCGACCTGGACCTGCGGGAGCGCCGCGAAGGCGACGTGCTGGGGTTCACGCAGTCGGGGCATCTGAACTCGTTGCGGTTCCTGTCGCTGGCCGACCATCTCGAGGTGATCCTCACGGCGCGGAAGCTCTGTGAAGGTCTCTACGAGAAGGAGCCCCGCAATCCCGGTATGGCCGTGCTGGCCGCACCGTTCATCGACCACGACCGCGTCGAGTACCTGGAGAAATCGTGA
- a CDS encoding DAK2 domain-containing protein, with product MAAGRLDAAVLRGWAHAAVEDLISHTDEINGLNVFPVPDADTGTNMLFTMRSAWSEAQDCAGDVAAVAAALAAGALHGARGNSGVILSQILRGVAEVAAAAAARRGGTLAEVDGGLFADALRHAVELVDAALDAKPGTIVSVLAAAAGAADTEVADAALLPQVVAAAAEAAAVALDQTPRQLAVLADAGVVDAGGRGLLVLLDALTRALTGRAPRRETYRPAAPSAPADTCSAPQFEVMYLLGGCGPDGVEQLRRRLDHLGDSIVIAAAGGSGTPGQYSVHVHSDDAGAAVEAGLAVGVPSRIQITALAGAATTRPQGSWSRARAVLAVVDGSGAAELFAGEGAHVLRPEPDAQVSAKQLLRALVDTGAGQVMVLPNGYVAAEELVAGCTAAIGWGIDVVPVPAGSMVQGLAALAVHDPARQAVDDGYTMARAAAGARHGAVRMATEEALTWAGACTPGDGLGLSGDEVLIVGPDVTAAAAGLIDLLLLSGGELVTVLTGDGVDGAIGHALRDHVHRSHLGAELVTYHTGHGGDALLIGVE from the coding sequence ATGGCGGCTGGGCGACTCGACGCGGCGGTGCTGCGCGGCTGGGCCCACGCGGCGGTCGAGGACCTGATCTCGCACACCGATGAGATCAACGGGTTGAACGTCTTCCCGGTGCCCGATGCCGACACCGGCACGAACATGCTGTTCACGATGCGTTCGGCCTGGTCGGAGGCTCAGGACTGTGCCGGTGACGTCGCGGCCGTGGCGGCGGCTCTGGCGGCCGGGGCCCTGCACGGCGCCCGCGGCAATTCCGGGGTGATCCTCTCGCAGATCCTGCGCGGCGTGGCCGAGGTCGCCGCCGCAGCCGCCGCCCGCCGGGGCGGCACGCTGGCCGAGGTCGACGGCGGGCTGTTCGCCGATGCGCTGCGGCACGCCGTCGAACTCGTCGACGCCGCACTGGACGCGAAGCCGGGCACCATCGTGTCGGTGCTCGCCGCCGCGGCCGGGGCGGCCGACACCGAGGTGGCCGATGCCGCCCTGCTGCCCCAGGTGGTCGCCGCCGCAGCCGAGGCCGCGGCCGTCGCGCTGGACCAGACCCCCCGGCAACTCGCCGTACTGGCCGACGCCGGTGTCGTCGACGCGGGCGGGCGCGGGCTGTTGGTGCTGCTCGACGCGTTGACCCGCGCCCTCACCGGTCGCGCCCCCCGCCGGGAGACCTACCGGCCCGCCGCGCCGTCCGCGCCCGCGGACACCTGCTCCGCCCCGCAGTTCGAGGTCATGTACCTGCTCGGCGGCTGCGGCCCGGACGGGGTGGAGCAGCTGCGCCGGCGGCTCGACCATCTCGGGGACTCCATCGTGATCGCGGCGGCGGGGGGCTCCGGCACACCGGGCCAGTACTCGGTGCACGTGCACTCCGACGATGCCGGCGCCGCCGTGGAGGCCGGTCTGGCGGTCGGCGTCCCGAGCCGGATCCAGATCACCGCGCTCGCCGGTGCCGCCACCACCCGCCCGCAGGGCAGCTGGAGCCGCGCACGCGCCGTGCTGGCGGTCGTCGACGGATCCGGCGCGGCCGAGCTGTTCGCCGGCGAGGGTGCCCATGTGTTGCGGCCCGAGCCGGATGCGCAGGTCAGCGCCAAACAGTTGCTGCGCGCGCTCGTCGACACCGGGGCCGGGCAGGTCATGGTGCTGCCCAACGGTTATGTCGCCGCGGAGGAACTGGTCGCCGGGTGCACCGCCGCGATCGGCTGGGGGATCGACGTCGTGCCTGTACCCGCGGGGTCGATGGTGCAGGGGTTGGCGGCTCTGGCCGTGCATGATCCCGCGCGCCAGGCCGTCGACGACGGCTACACCATGGCGCGTGCCGCGGCAGGCGCGCGGCACGGCGCCGTGCGGATGGCCACCGAGGAGGCGCTGACGTGGGCGGGTGCCTGCACACCCGGCGACGGGCTGGGACTCTCCGGTGACGAGGTCCTCATCGTCGGGCCTGATGTGACCGCCGCGGCGGCGGGTCTGATCGACCTGCTGCTGCTCTCGGGTGGGGAACTGGTCACCGTACTCACCGGAGACGGAGTCGACGGCGCGATCGGACACGCGCTGCGCGACCACGTACACCGCAGCCATCTCGGCGCCGAACTGGTCACCTATCACACCGGCCACGGCGGCGATGCGCTGCTGATCGGGGTGGAGTGA
- the rpmB gene encoding 50S ribosomal protein L28: MAAVCDVCGKGPGFGKSVSHSHRRTSRRWNPNIQLVRAVTHPGGNKKRVNVCTSCLKAGKVSRG, encoded by the coding sequence ATGGCTGCCGTGTGCGATGTCTGCGGAAAGGGCCCCGGCTTCGGCAAGTCGGTGTCGCACTCCCATCGCCGGACCAGCCGTCGCTGGAATCCGAACATCCAGCTGGTGCGCGCCGTGACCCACCCGGGCGGCAACAAGAAGCGTGTGAACGTGTGCACCTCCTGCCTCAAGGCCGGCAAGGTCTCTCGCGGCTGA
- a CDS encoding uracil-DNA glycosylase encodes MTARALSELVDQGWAKALEPVHEQVTQMGEFLRAELAAGHRYLPAGANVLRAFSFPFDRVRVLIVGQDPYPTPGHAVGLSFSVAPEVRPLPRSLSNIFTEYTADLGHPQPSTGDLTPWAERGVVLLNRVLTVRPGTPASHRGKGWEAVTECAIRALVARNEPMVAVLWGRDAATLKPMLTGEACVAIESPHPSPLSASRGFFGSRPFSRVNELLAQMDAEPIDWRLP; translated from the coding sequence GTGACTGCACGCGCGCTCTCCGAACTCGTAGACCAGGGCTGGGCGAAGGCATTGGAGCCCGTGCACGAGCAGGTGACACAGATGGGGGAGTTCCTGCGGGCCGAACTGGCCGCCGGTCACCGCTACCTGCCCGCGGGTGCCAACGTGTTGCGGGCGTTCTCGTTCCCGTTCGACCGCGTCCGCGTCCTCATCGTGGGCCAGGATCCGTATCCGACGCCCGGCCACGCGGTCGGTCTGAGCTTCTCGGTGGCCCCGGAGGTGCGGCCACTGCCGCGCAGCCTGTCCAACATCTTCACCGAGTACACCGCCGACCTCGGTCACCCACAACCGAGCACCGGCGACCTCACCCCGTGGGCTGAGCGCGGTGTGGTGCTGCTCAACAGGGTGCTGACTGTACGACCGGGCACACCGGCGTCACATCGCGGCAAGGGCTGGGAGGCGGTGACGGAGTGCGCGATCCGGGCGTTGGTCGCCAGGAACGAACCGATGGTGGCCGTGCTGTGGGGACGCGACGCCGCGACCCTCAAGCCCATGCTGACCGGTGAGGCGTGCGTGGCGATCGAGTCGCCGCATCCGTCCCCGCTGTCGGCGTCCCGCGGCTTCTTCGGATCGCGACCGTTCAGCCGCGTCAACGAATTGCTGGCCCAGATGGACGCCGAACCGATCGACTGGCGGCTGCCGTAG
- a CDS encoding thiamine-phosphate kinase, protein MAPFDPAESMADVGEFAVIDALVRGRRQPPSVLIGPGDDAAVLSRGDGRTVVSTDMLVEGRHFRLDWSAPHEVGRKAIAQNAADVEAMGAAATAFVVAFGAPADTPAASALGLNDGMWDEAAAMGAGIIGGDLVRAPQWVIAVTVLGDLAGRAPVRRDGARPGDIVAVSGELGRSAAGYALWHNEIEDFEPLRRRHLVPVPPYGQGRAAADSGATSMTDVSDGLLADLGHIADASGCRIGVDRAGLHADHAAVAGAAAAVGGDPWEFVLSGGEDHALVATFPGPPPAGWRVIGRVAAGPAEVLVDGGEWSGNRGWQSF, encoded by the coding sequence ATGGCCCCGTTCGACCCGGCCGAGAGCATGGCCGACGTCGGTGAATTCGCGGTGATCGATGCGCTGGTGCGCGGCAGACGGCAACCACCGTCGGTGCTGATCGGGCCCGGTGACGATGCCGCCGTGCTGTCCCGCGGTGACGGTCGGACCGTGGTGTCGACGGACATGCTGGTCGAGGGCAGGCACTTCCGGCTCGATTGGTCGGCGCCGCACGAGGTGGGGCGCAAGGCGATCGCGCAGAACGCTGCCGATGTCGAGGCGATGGGCGCCGCGGCGACCGCATTCGTGGTGGCGTTCGGTGCCCCCGCCGACACCCCGGCCGCCTCCGCGCTGGGGCTCAACGACGGTATGTGGGACGAAGCGGCGGCGATGGGCGCGGGCATCATCGGCGGTGACCTGGTCCGCGCCCCGCAGTGGGTGATCGCGGTGACCGTGCTCGGTGACCTCGCCGGCAGGGCGCCCGTGCGCCGAGACGGCGCCCGCCCCGGTGACATCGTCGCCGTCAGTGGCGAACTGGGCCGGTCGGCCGCCGGATATGCGTTGTGGCACAACGAAATCGAGGATTTCGAACCACTGCGCCGCCGCCACCTCGTTCCGGTGCCGCCCTACGGACAGGGCCGCGCCGCGGCCGACTCCGGTGCGACGTCGATGACCGACGTCTCCGACGGGCTGCTGGCCGATCTCGGACACATCGCCGATGCGTCGGGGTGCCGGATCGGCGTGGACCGGGCGGGGTTGCACGCCGATCATGCCGCGGTGGCGGGCGCCGCGGCCGCCGTCGGCGGCGATCCGTGGGAGTTCGTGCTCTCCGGCGGCGAGGACCATGCGCTGGTCGCGACCTTTCCCGGCCCGCCGCCGGCCGGGTGGCGGGTGATCGGGCGGGTGGCCGCCGGTCCCGCTGAGGTGCTGGTCGACGGCGGCGAGTGGAGCGGAAACCGGGGCTGGCAGTCGTTCTGA
- a CDS encoding Lrp/AsnC ligand binding domain-containing protein: MVEAFMLIQTEVGRAEVVAARLAELPGVRSAEYVTGPYDVVVRVGADNLDDLRSGIVPSVQGVDGITRTLTCPIADGAHP, from the coding sequence GTGGTCGAGGCTTTCATGCTGATCCAGACCGAGGTCGGCCGCGCCGAAGTCGTGGCGGCGAGGTTGGCCGAACTGCCCGGTGTTCGGTCCGCGGAGTACGTCACCGGCCCCTACGACGTGGTGGTGCGGGTGGGCGCCGACAACCTCGACGACCTGCGCTCCGGCATCGTCCCCAGTGTGCAGGGCGTGGACGGGATCACGCGGACGCTGACCTGCCCGATCGCGGACGGCGCGCACCCATAG
- a CDS encoding DUF3515 domain-containing protein, giving the protein MIAAILVAVAALVVVLGIAAVRQGRPEQQPVAIASVPAPRADSPECQALLGALPEMLGDFRRAPTAEPTPVGAAAWQAGPDTEAIILRCGLDRPVDFVVGVPIQMVDAVQWFRVGEEAAPGSRQEPQQTRSTWYAVDRPVYVALTLPQDSGPTPIQVISRVLTDTLPAQPPAPGPPR; this is encoded by the coding sequence ATGATCGCGGCCATCCTGGTGGCCGTCGCGGCGCTCGTGGTGGTGCTCGGCATCGCGGCCGTACGCCAGGGCCGGCCCGAGCAGCAGCCGGTGGCGATCGCGTCGGTGCCTGCGCCGCGCGCCGACAGCCCGGAGTGCCAGGCCCTGCTGGGCGCGCTGCCGGAGATGCTCGGTGACTTCCGCCGCGCCCCGACGGCAGAACCGACGCCGGTCGGCGCCGCGGCCTGGCAGGCCGGCCCGGACACCGAGGCGATCATTCTGCGCTGCGGGCTGGACCGTCCGGTGGACTTCGTGGTGGGGGTGCCGATCCAGATGGTCGATGCGGTGCAGTGGTTCCGCGTCGGGGAAGAGGCCGCCCCCGGGAGCCGACAGGAGCCCCAGCAGACCCGCAGCACGTGGTATGCCGTGGACCGCCCGGTGTACGTGGCCCTCACACTGCCGCAGGATTCCGGTCCCACGCCGATCCAGGTCATCTCCCGGGTGCTGACCGACACCTTGCCGGCCCAGCCCCCCGCCCCCGGTCCGCCGCGCTAG
- a CDS encoding D-alanine--D-alanine ligase family protein, which produces MIARNQRTRVAVVYGGRSSEHAISCVSAGSILRNLDPEHFDVFAVGITPDGSWVLTDGRPETLAITDGRLPEVSAASGTALALPADPGRRGELVSLSQTEAGEVLAAVDVVFPVLHGPYGEDGTIQGLLELAGVPYVGAGVLASAAGMDKEFTKKLLIAEGLPVGDHVVLRPGRADMTLDERDRLGLPVFVKPARGGSSIGVSRVADWADLPAAIDLARAHDPKVIIEAGIPGRELECGVLEYPDGRVEASTVGEIRVAGVRGREDGFYDFATKYLDDGAELDVPAKIEDDVADDIRRLAIQAFRAIDCQGLARVDFFLTDDGPVVNEINTMPGFTTISMYPRMWAASGVDYPTLLAAMVDTAVARGTGLR; this is translated from the coding sequence GCGCACCCGCGTTGCCGTCGTCTACGGCGGGCGCAGCTCCGAGCACGCCATCTCGTGTGTCTCCGCGGGCAGCATCCTGCGCAACCTCGATCCCGAGCACTTCGACGTGTTCGCCGTCGGGATCACCCCGGACGGTTCCTGGGTGCTGACCGACGGGCGGCCCGAGACGCTGGCCATCACCGACGGGCGGCTGCCCGAGGTGAGCGCGGCGTCCGGGACAGCCCTGGCGTTGCCCGCCGATCCGGGCCGCCGCGGCGAACTGGTGTCGCTGAGCCAGACCGAGGCAGGGGAGGTCCTCGCCGCGGTGGACGTGGTGTTCCCGGTGCTGCACGGGCCCTATGGCGAGGACGGCACGATCCAGGGCCTGCTCGAGCTCGCCGGGGTGCCCTATGTCGGGGCCGGTGTCCTGGCCAGCGCCGCGGGCATGGACAAGGAGTTCACCAAGAAGCTGCTGATCGCCGAGGGGCTCCCGGTGGGCGACCACGTGGTGCTACGCCCCGGGCGTGCGGACATGACGCTCGACGAACGCGACCGTCTCGGCCTGCCGGTGTTCGTCAAACCGGCCCGCGGCGGGTCCTCGATCGGCGTCAGCAGGGTGGCGGACTGGGCGGATCTGCCTGCCGCGATCGACCTGGCCCGCGCGCACGACCCCAAGGTGATCATCGAGGCCGGGATACCGGGCCGCGAGCTCGAATGCGGCGTGCTGGAGTACCCGGACGGCCGTGTCGAGGCCAGTACGGTCGGCGAGATCCGGGTGGCCGGCGTGCGCGGCCGCGAGGACGGGTTCTACGACTTCGCGACGAAATACCTCGACGACGGCGCCGAGCTCGACGTGCCGGCGAAAATCGAAGACGACGTGGCCGACGACATCCGCCGACTCGCCATCCAGGCGTTCCGCGCGATCGACTGCCAGGGTCTGGCGCGCGTCGACTTCTTCCTCACCGACGACGGACCCGTCGTCAACGAGATCAACACCATGCCGGGCTTCACCACGATTTCCATGTATCCGCGGATGTGGGCGGCCAGCGGGGTGGACTATCCGACCCTGCTCGCGGCGATGGTGGACACGGCCGTCGCCCGCGGGACCGGCCTGCGCTAG